One window from the genome of Methyloradius palustris encodes:
- a CDS encoding GspE/PulE family protein, whose translation MSKSATIVKTLEGKLTLGDVLRLLVNDGLIDKDQAEKLYKDRKMDSTNLHPIVIIGEQKWKNLSAPAKTLTVEALTIWLAKHADLDYYHIDPLNMDFGSIAKVVSKNYAERLKIMPVKVGNEQATIATAEPFQIDWIPDLERILRMKIKLVVANPLEITRYLPEVYNLANSINVATIAKAGQILGVQNFEQLVELGKNKNLDANEQHIVNIVDWLFKYAFEQRASDIHLEPRRTLGVMRFRIDGVLHQVYQLPSTIMNAITSRIKLLGRMDMVEKRRPQDGRIKTVTAEGSEVELRLSTMPTAFGEKLVMRIFRPEIIVKNFVELGFSPEQAAQWNDWTHNPNGIILVTGPTGSGKTTTLYSTLKNLATSEVNVCTVEEPIEMVEPAFNQMQVQPNIDLTFAHGIRTLLRQDPDIIMVGEIRDLETADMAIQAALTGHLVLSTLHTNDAPSAITRLLDLGVPSYLIQSTLLGVMAQRLLRTLCPNCKTPYAMPEHEWHDLIKPWEMPPPANAHGKVGCMDCRNTGYRGRSGIYEMLSVTPEIRKLITPTADLAKIRTLAYKEGMQPLLINGAEKIAAGITTIEELLKVAPPLED comes from the coding sequence ATGAGTAAATCAGCCACCATCGTAAAAACACTTGAGGGGAAATTAACCCTTGGGGACGTATTACGCTTGCTGGTGAATGACGGCCTGATCGACAAAGACCAAGCCGAAAAACTCTATAAAGATCGCAAAATGGATAGCACCAATTTGCACCCGATTGTGATTATCGGCGAGCAAAAGTGGAAAAACCTCTCTGCACCTGCAAAAACCCTGACCGTTGAAGCACTTACCATCTGGCTGGCCAAGCATGCTGATCTCGATTATTACCATATTGACCCACTGAATATGGATTTTGGGTCTATTGCTAAGGTTGTCTCAAAAAATTACGCCGAACGCCTCAAAATCATGCCCGTAAAAGTGGGAAATGAACAGGCAACCATTGCAACTGCGGAGCCTTTCCAGATTGACTGGATTCCTGATCTAGAGCGTATTCTGCGCATGAAAATCAAGCTGGTAGTGGCAAACCCTTTGGAAATCACACGCTATTTGCCTGAGGTTTATAACCTTGCAAATTCAATCAATGTAGCCACTATCGCCAAGGCTGGCCAAATATTAGGTGTACAAAATTTCGAACAGTTAGTTGAGCTAGGCAAAAACAAGAATCTGGATGCGAACGAACAGCACATCGTCAATATTGTAGACTGGTTGTTCAAATATGCGTTTGAGCAACGCGCCAGTGATATTCATTTAGAGCCACGCCGCACGCTTGGTGTGATGCGTTTCCGTATCGACGGCGTGTTGCATCAGGTCTATCAACTACCTTCCACCATCATGAATGCCATCACCAGCCGCATCAAGCTACTGGGGCGCATGGATATGGTGGAAAAACGTAGGCCGCAGGATGGCCGTATCAAGACCGTCACCGCAGAAGGCTCGGAAGTTGAGTTACGTCTATCCACCATGCCAACAGCTTTTGGCGAAAAACTGGTGATGCGGATATTCAGGCCAGAAATTATCGTTAAGAACTTTGTTGAGCTTGGGTTTTCTCCAGAGCAGGCAGCCCAGTGGAATGATTGGACGCATAACCCAAATGGCATCATCCTAGTTACTGGTCCTACAGGTTCTGGTAAAACCACTACGCTGTATTCAACGCTCAAGAACCTTGCAACTTCAGAAGTGAATGTATGTACGGTAGAAGAGCCGATAGAAATGGTAGAGCCTGCATTCAACCAGATGCAGGTTCAGCCGAACATTGACCTCACGTTTGCGCATGGTATCCGCACGCTTTTGCGACAAGACCCAGACATCATCATGGTCGGCGAAATTCGCGATCTGGAAACTGCCGACATGGCGATTCAAGCAGCGCTTACTGGTCACTTAGTACTATCGACCCTACACACCAACGATGCCCCATCGGCAATTACCCGCTTGCTTGATTTGGGCGTACCTTCGTACCTTATTCAATCAACACTGCTAGGCGTGATGGCACAGCGTTTGTTACGTACACTTTGCCCTAATTGCAAAACACCATACGCAATGCCTGAACATGAGTGGCATGATCTGATCAAACCCTGGGAAATGCCACCGCCAGCCAATGCTCATGGCAAAGTCGGCTGTATGGACTGCCGGAATACGGGCTATCGTGGCCGTAGTGGCATCTATGAGATGCTCTCCGTTACCCCTGAAATCAGAAAGCTGATTACACCAACAGCCGATTTAGCAAAAATCCGTACACTGGCTTACAAGGAGGGTATGCAACCCCTCCTCATTAATGGGGCGGAAAAAATCGCAGCAGGCATTACTACCATAGAAGAGTTACTCAAAGTTGCTCCGCCACTTGAGGATTAA
- the ilvC gene encoding ketol-acid reductoisomerase yields MKVYYDKDADLSIIKKLKVTIIGYGSQGHAHAQNLKDSGVKVTVGARKGGVSYAKAEKAGHNVEEISKAVKGADLVMILLPDENMAQIFEAEVAPNLKKGAALAFAHGFNIHYNQIIPREDLDVIMIAPKGPGHTVRSEYLKGGGVPSLIAVYQDKSGKAKDIALSYAAANGGTKGGVIETDFREETETDLFGEQAVLCGGAVELVKAGFETLVEAGYAPEMAYFECLHELKLIVDLMYEGGIANMNYSISNNAEYGEYVTGPKVINDESRWAMKEALANIQNGEYAKKFILEGRTNYPEMTARRRLNAAHPIEQVGGKLRAMMPWISKNKLVDQSKN; encoded by the coding sequence ATGAAAGTTTATTACGATAAAGACGCTGATCTGTCTATCATCAAGAAGTTAAAAGTCACCATCATTGGTTACGGCTCACAAGGCCATGCCCACGCGCAAAACCTGAAAGACTCAGGCGTTAAAGTCACTGTTGGCGCACGCAAAGGCGGTGTTTCATACGCGAAAGCTGAAAAAGCTGGCCACAACGTAGAAGAAATCAGCAAAGCCGTTAAAGGTGCTGATTTGGTAATGATTCTGTTGCCAGATGAAAACATGGCACAGATTTTTGAAGCTGAAGTTGCACCTAACCTGAAAAAAGGCGCTGCGCTTGCTTTCGCTCACGGCTTTAACATTCATTACAACCAGATCATTCCGCGTGAAGATCTTGATGTGATCATGATTGCACCAAAAGGGCCAGGCCACACTGTCCGTTCTGAATACCTCAAAGGCGGCGGCGTACCATCACTGATCGCTGTTTATCAGGATAAATCAGGCAAGGCTAAGGACATCGCCCTTTCTTACGCTGCGGCCAATGGCGGCACAAAAGGCGGCGTAATTGAAACTGACTTCCGTGAAGAAACAGAAACCGATTTGTTCGGCGAACAAGCAGTACTCTGTGGCGGCGCGGTTGAGTTAGTTAAGGCGGGCTTTGAAACCTTGGTGGAAGCTGGTTATGCGCCAGAAATGGCCTACTTTGAGTGCTTACACGAACTGAAGCTGATTGTGGATCTGATGTATGAAGGCGGTATCGCCAACATGAACTACTCTATCTCAAACAATGCTGAGTATGGCGAGTACGTTACTGGCCCTAAGGTCATCAATGATGAATCTCGCTGGGCAATGAAAGAAGCTTTGGCCAACATTCAAAATGGCGAATATGCGAAGAAATTCATTCTGGAAGGCCGTACCAACTATCCAGAAATGACCGCACGTCGTCGTTTGAACGCAGCACACCCAATCGAACAGGTTGGCGGCAAGCTACGCGCGATGATGCCTTGGATCAGCAAGAACAAGCTGGTTGACCAATCCAAGAACTAA
- the ilvN gene encoding acetolactate synthase small subunit, translating into MKHIISLLMENEAGALSRVAGLFSARAYNIESLTVAPTEDATLSRMTIVTSGSDEVIEQIIKQLNKLIDVVKVLDLNDGRHIERELMLVKVKATGVFRDEMKRICDIFRGRIIDVADGSYTIELTGSGNKLDAFLEALDKTAILETVRTGASGIGRGDRILKV; encoded by the coding sequence ATGAAACATATCATCTCATTACTGATGGAAAACGAAGCTGGCGCGCTTTCACGTGTGGCCGGCCTCTTTTCTGCGCGTGCATACAATATTGAATCACTGACCGTGGCGCCCACCGAAGATGCCACGTTGTCACGCATGACCATCGTCACCTCCGGATCGGACGAAGTGATCGAGCAAATCATCAAACAGCTCAACAAGCTGATTGATGTGGTCAAGGTGCTGGACCTGAATGATGGTCGACATATCGAGCGCGAGCTCATGCTGGTCAAGGTCAAGGCAACTGGCGTTTTCCGCGACGAAATGAAGCGGATTTGCGATATTTTCCGTGGTCGTATCATTGATGTTGCTGATGGCAGCTACACCATAGAGCTCACGGGCTCGGGTAACAAACTGGATGCTTTTTTGGAAGCTCTGGATAAAACCGCTATTTTAGAGACAGTCCGCACTGGTGCTTCTGGCATTGGTCGTGGTGACCGTATCTTAAAAGTTTAA
- the asd gene encoding archaetidylserine decarboxylase (Phosphatidylserine decarboxylase is synthesized as a single chain precursor. Generation of the pyruvoyl active site from a Ser is coupled to cleavage of a Gly-Ser bond between the larger (beta) and smaller (alpha chains). It is an integral membrane protein.), whose protein sequence is MPRLAVLTQYLLPKQAINVLAGKVAGAHAGKITTAIIRWFVGRYQVNMQEAAEPNIAAYSSFNEFFTRALRADARPIAKADFICPVDGAISQFGDIELNQIFQAKGHYYSTEALLAGNQPLADYFIDGKFATLYLSPKDYHRIHMPCAGRLKKMSYVPGSLFSVNPVTAEGVPGLFARNERVICEFESQHGKFALILVGATIVGSMETVWHGVVNPPRSRDIRTWEYADRAINLQQGEEMGRFLLGSTVVLLYPKDVLAFNTDWRAGKTVKLGEAMANSL, encoded by the coding sequence ATGCCAAGACTTGCTGTATTAACCCAGTACCTATTGCCCAAGCAAGCTATTAATGTACTTGCTGGAAAAGTCGCTGGAGCGCATGCTGGTAAAATAACTACCGCTATCATTCGATGGTTTGTTGGTCGCTATCAAGTCAATATGCAGGAAGCTGCTGAACCTAATATTGCAGCTTATTCAAGCTTCAATGAATTCTTTACCCGGGCGCTACGTGCCGATGCCAGGCCAATTGCCAAAGCCGATTTCATCTGCCCAGTTGATGGCGCAATCAGTCAGTTTGGCGATATTGAGTTAAATCAAATTTTTCAGGCTAAAGGCCATTATTACAGCACCGAAGCCCTCCTCGCTGGTAACCAACCTTTGGCTGATTATTTTATCGATGGTAAGTTTGCAACGCTGTATTTAAGCCCTAAAGACTACCATCGCATACACATGCCATGCGCTGGTCGGTTGAAAAAGATGAGCTATGTACCAGGCTCACTATTCTCGGTAAACCCAGTGACAGCTGAGGGTGTACCAGGATTATTTGCGCGCAATGAGCGTGTGATCTGCGAGTTTGAATCTCAACATGGCAAGTTTGCCTTGATTCTAGTTGGCGCAACGATTGTGGGCAGCATGGAAACAGTTTGGCACGGCGTCGTTAATCCGCCACGCAGCCGCGATATACGCACTTGGGAATATGCAGATCGCGCCATCAATTTGCAGCAGGGCGAGGAAATGGGCAGGTTTTTGCTGGGCTCTACTGTCGTATTGCTTTACCCAAAAGACGTGTTGGCATTCAACACAGATTGGCGTGCAGGCAAAACAGTTAAGCTTGGTGAAGCAATGGCGAATTCGCTTTAA
- the mnmA gene encoding tRNA 2-thiouridine(34) synthase MnmA, with protein sequence MAKQKVVVGLSGGVDSSVTALLLKEQGYDVTGLFMKNWEDDDTDEYCSSKQDLIDAVSVADKIGIEIEAVNFSTEYKDRVFANFLSEYKAGRTPNPDILCNAEIKFKAFLDHAMGLGADLIATGHYAQVREKNGLFQLLKAEDGSKDQSYFLYRLNQAQLSKTLFPLGKLLKREVREIARKAGLINAEKKDSTGICFIGERPFQEFLARYLPREPGEMQTPEGKVVGQHEGLMYYTLGQRQGLKIGGSRESNGEPWFVAAKDMEKNILTVVQGHEHPLLLNDGLQASQLHWIAGHEPETHWVYAAKTRYRQADAPCEIDALNNDFTEIKFGQKQWAITPGQSAVVYESQVCLGGGIITAAI encoded by the coding sequence ATGGCTAAACAAAAAGTAGTGGTCGGCCTCTCTGGCGGCGTAGATTCATCAGTCACTGCCTTGCTGCTAAAAGAGCAGGGTTACGATGTCACTGGTCTTTTCATGAAGAACTGGGAAGATGACGACACCGATGAATACTGCTCGTCCAAGCAAGACCTGATTGACGCCGTTTCCGTCGCCGACAAAATCGGCATTGAAATCGAAGCCGTCAATTTTAGTACCGAATATAAAGACCGTGTATTTGCCAACTTTCTTTCTGAATACAAGGCTGGCCGTACACCCAATCCAGACATTCTGTGCAATGCCGAGATCAAGTTTAAAGCATTCCTCGATCACGCCATGGGCTTGGGCGCCGACCTGATTGCCACTGGGCACTATGCCCAAGTGCGCGAAAAGAATGGACTGTTCCAGTTACTCAAAGCAGAAGATGGCAGCAAAGACCAAAGCTATTTCCTATACAGGCTGAATCAGGCGCAACTTTCAAAAACCCTGTTTCCGCTAGGCAAGCTGCTAAAACGCGAAGTCCGTGAGATTGCGCGCAAAGCTGGGTTGATCAATGCCGAAAAGAAAGACTCAACTGGTATTTGCTTTATTGGCGAACGCCCTTTTCAAGAATTTCTCGCGCGTTACTTACCGCGTGAACCAGGTGAGATGCAAACACCTGAAGGCAAAGTAGTTGGCCAACATGAAGGCTTGATGTACTACACGCTGGGTCAACGCCAAGGCCTGAAAATCGGCGGCTCAAGGGAAAGTAATGGTGAGCCATGGTTTGTAGCAGCAAAAGACATGGAGAAAAATATACTCACCGTAGTGCAGGGCCATGAACACCCTTTATTGCTTAACGATGGCTTGCAAGCCAGCCAGTTACACTGGATAGCAGGCCACGAACCTGAAACGCATTGGGTATATGCAGCCAAAACACGCTATCGCCAAGCCGATGCGCCGTGTGAAATTGATGCACTAAATAACGACTTCACGGAAATCAAATTTGGGCAGAAGCAATGGGCGATTACGCCTGGGCAGTCAGCTGTGGTTTACGAGAGCCAGGTTTGTCTAGGTGGCGGCATTATCACTGCCGCCATTTAG
- a CDS encoding YVTN family beta-propeller repeat protein — MNLKLNPAVSLNVYLYLLPLAILITLLCTNSAHAGNLAFITNQASNDVSVIDIDNKTLLATVAVGKSPVGVAVSKLNQRAYISNVEGNSVSVMDTKTYQVIDTIDTEGSPVGLVISPDNNVLYAADWYEDRIWAIDLNNTKQKREIQAGKAPAGMVVSPDGRKLYVANRDSNDIAVIDTASLATLSRIRVGHHPYGLALSHDGAELYAVNVYGNSISVVNTNTEETHSIPVGKHPYCVVANPNGQYVYVSNTQDDTISVIDLAQRKVIATISVGGFPEGLDFDAKTQQILVANWSDNSVSVIDASTNKLVTSIATGNQSRAFGQFILESSH, encoded by the coding sequence TTGAATCTCAAACTCAATCCTGCTGTTTCGCTTAATGTTTATTTGTACCTGCTGCCGCTAGCGATACTTATCACATTGCTATGCACTAACAGCGCACATGCCGGCAATCTGGCATTCATTACGAATCAGGCCAGCAATGATGTATCAGTGATTGATATTGACAATAAAACCTTGCTTGCCACCGTTGCCGTAGGCAAATCTCCGGTTGGTGTTGCTGTATCAAAATTGAATCAGCGTGCTTACATCTCAAACGTTGAAGGCAACTCTGTCTCAGTGATGGATACCAAAACTTATCAAGTGATAGATACGATAGACACAGAAGGCTCACCCGTTGGACTGGTCATTTCTCCTGACAATAATGTGCTCTATGCCGCAGACTGGTATGAAGACCGAATTTGGGCGATTGACCTTAACAACACCAAACAAAAACGTGAGATACAGGCTGGCAAAGCCCCTGCAGGTATGGTTGTGAGCCCTGATGGCAGAAAATTATATGTTGCAAATCGCGATAGCAACGATATTGCAGTGATTGATACAGCAAGCCTCGCAACCCTATCACGAATAAGAGTAGGCCATCACCCGTATGGGCTTGCCTTAAGTCACGATGGGGCTGAGCTATATGCAGTCAATGTCTATGGCAACAGCATTAGTGTGGTCAATACCAATACTGAAGAAACACATAGCATCCCCGTAGGCAAGCACCCTTACTGTGTGGTCGCAAACCCCAATGGGCAATACGTCTATGTGAGCAACACACAAGATGACACTATTTCAGTCATTGATCTCGCGCAAAGAAAAGTGATTGCCACCATATCCGTGGGCGGATTCCCTGAAGGCCTAGATTTTGATGCTAAAACACAACAAATTCTGGTCGCCAACTGGTCAGATAACTCAGTTTCGGTGATAGATGCATCTACTAATAAACTAGTCACGAGTATAGCTACGGGCAATCAAAGCCGCGCTTTTGGCCAGTTTATTCTGGAATCATCACATTGA
- a CDS encoding acetolactate synthase 3 catalytic subunit — protein MEDRNTQITGAEIVIRCLQEEKVKFVFGYPGGAVLNIYDEIFKQDSFKHVLVRHEQAAVHAADAYSRSTGEVGVALVTSGPGATNAVTGIATAYMDSVPMVVLSGQVPTPAIGMDAFQEVDMIGITRPCVKHNFLIKDIKDIAPTIKKAFYIAATGRPGPVVVDIPKDITQQLYHFDYPKSVEMRSYSPILKGHTGQIKKAVKLMLEAKRPMIYSGGGVILGDAADQLIKLTRRLGSPITNTLMGLGGYPATDKQFLGMLGMHGTLEANMAMQECDVLIAIGARFDDRVIGNPEHFFSKNRTIIHIDVDPSSISKRVKVDIPIVGHVQSVLGEMNELLDLEKTPDTQRLESWWKQIEEWRSKKCLNFDRTSDIIKPQAVVEKLWEVTKGDAFVTSDVGQHQMWAAQYYKFDKPRRWINSGGLGTMGVGLPYAMGVQLAHPEAQVACITGEASIQMCIQELSTCKQFHLPIKVITLNNRYMGMVRQWQEFFYGNRYSESYMDALPDFVKLAEAYGHVGMRIEKPSDVEGALKEAFSPALKERFVFMDFLTDQKENVFPMVPNGKGLSEMILAEEL, from the coding sequence ATGGAAGACCGCAACACTCAGATCACTGGCGCAGAGATCGTCATCCGTTGCTTGCAGGAAGAAAAAGTCAAGTTCGTGTTTGGCTACCCTGGCGGCGCGGTACTCAACATCTACGACGAAATATTCAAGCAAGATTCATTCAAACACGTACTCGTGCGCCACGAGCAGGCTGCTGTGCATGCAGCCGATGCCTACTCGCGCTCCACAGGTGAAGTCGGTGTTGCACTAGTCACGTCTGGCCCTGGCGCTACTAACGCAGTGACTGGCATCGCCACCGCTTATATGGATTCAGTACCTATGGTCGTTTTAAGCGGCCAGGTGCCTACCCCTGCAATCGGCATGGATGCTTTCCAAGAAGTCGACATGATCGGCATCACACGCCCGTGCGTGAAGCATAATTTCTTGATCAAAGACATCAAGGACATTGCGCCGACCATTAAGAAGGCGTTTTATATCGCTGCCACTGGCCGCCCTGGGCCTGTAGTGGTTGATATCCCTAAAGACATCACCCAACAACTTTACCATTTTGATTATCCAAAATCGGTAGAGATGCGCTCATACAGCCCAATATTGAAAGGCCATACTGGCCAGATCAAAAAAGCGGTCAAGCTAATGCTCGAAGCTAAACGCCCTATGATCTATAGTGGTGGTGGTGTGATCTTGGGCGATGCAGCAGATCAACTGATCAAGTTAACTCGCCGTTTAGGTTCGCCTATCACCAACACCCTGATGGGTTTAGGTGGCTACCCTGCAACGGACAAGCAGTTCCTTGGGATGCTAGGCATGCACGGCACGCTTGAAGCCAATATGGCCATGCAGGAATGTGATGTGCTGATTGCGATTGGTGCGCGTTTTGATGACCGCGTGATTGGCAACCCTGAACACTTTTTTAGTAAAAACCGTACGATTATCCATATCGACGTAGACCCGTCTTCGATTTCGAAGCGCGTTAAGGTTGATATTCCTATCGTCGGTCACGTACAGTCTGTACTCGGCGAAATGAATGAGTTACTTGATCTGGAGAAGACACCAGATACACAAAGGCTGGAATCATGGTGGAAACAGATTGAAGAATGGCGTAGCAAGAAATGCCTAAACTTTGATCGTACCAGCGACATCATCAAGCCCCAGGCCGTTGTGGAAAAACTTTGGGAAGTCACCAAAGGCGATGCCTTTGTGACCTCAGATGTTGGTCAGCACCAGATGTGGGCTGCGCAATACTATAAATTCGACAAACCACGTCGCTGGATCAACTCGGGCGGCTTGGGCACGATGGGCGTTGGCTTACCTTACGCGATGGGTGTTCAGTTAGCACATCCTGAGGCACAAGTTGCCTGCATCACAGGCGAGGCTTCTATCCAGATGTGCATACAGGAGCTATCAACCTGTAAGCAGTTCCATCTGCCGATCAAGGTCATTACCTTGAATAATCGCTATATGGGTATGGTGCGTCAGTGGCAGGAGTTTTTCTACGGCAACCGTTATTCAGAATCATATATGGACGCGTTGCCTGATTTCGTGAAACTGGCAGAGGCTTATGGCCATGTTGGCATGCGCATCGAGAAACCATCTGATGTTGAAGGCGCTTTGAAAGAAGCCTTTAGCCCCGCATTGAAAGAGCGCTTCGTCTTTATGGACTTTTTAACAGACCAAAAAGAAAACGTGTTCCCTATGGTACCGAATGGCAAGGGCCTTTCTGAAATGATCTTGGCTGAAGAGTTATAA
- a CDS encoding glutathione S-transferase family protein yields the protein MKLLYSLGSPYARKVRIVASEKRIEIEMVPVVLAATDSPVTQHNPLGKIPVLILDDGDSLFDSRVIVEYLDHRTPVAHLIPQDHTLKIQVRRWEALADGVCDAAILAIQESRRPEDKQDATVITKQHGKVERGLTALNQELGDSKWCVDDSFSLADISLGCMLGYLALRMPEIDLAAQYPNLARHYAELMKRKAFADTTPV from the coding sequence ATGAAACTTTTGTACTCCCTCGGCAGCCCTTATGCACGCAAAGTGCGCATCGTCGCTAGTGAAAAACGTATTGAAATCGAGATGGTACCTGTGGTGCTGGCCGCCACTGACTCCCCAGTCACTCAGCATAACCCACTCGGTAAAATTCCCGTATTGATTCTGGATGACGGCGATAGCCTATTTGACTCTCGCGTGATCGTTGAATATCTTGATCACCGCACTCCAGTCGCACACCTGATTCCGCAAGACCACACCTTGAAAATACAGGTTAGGCGTTGGGAAGCACTAGCAGATGGTGTCTGCGATGCAGCGATATTAGCTATACAAGAAAGTCGCAGGCCTGAAGATAAACAAGATGCGACAGTTATCACGAAACAACATGGCAAAGTAGAGCGCGGATTGACTGCCTTGAATCAAGAGCTTGGTGACAGCAAGTGGTGCGTGGACGATAGTTTCAGTCTTGCGGATATTTCACTGGGTTGCATGCTTGGTTACTTGGCTTTACGCATGCCTGAAATCGATTTGGCGGCTCAATATCCAAATTTGGCAAGGCATTATGCTGAGTTGATGAAGCGCAAAGCCTTCGCCGATACCACCCCGGTTTAA
- a CDS encoding RNA pyrophosphohydrolase produces the protein MIDRDGYRPNVGIILCNGNNQVFWGKRIREHSWQFPQGGIKQGESPEQAMYRELMEEVGLRPEHVKILGRTRDWLRYDVPSNWVKREWRGSYKGQKQIWFLLRLTGRDCDVSLRASSHPEFDAWRWSEYWVPLDNVIEFKREVYKLALNELSIHLTQEERKKHRSHPDVITVGGA, from the coding sequence ATGATAGATCGCGATGGATATCGCCCGAATGTTGGCATTATTTTATGTAATGGCAACAATCAGGTGTTTTGGGGTAAGCGCATTCGTGAACATTCCTGGCAGTTCCCGCAAGGTGGCATCAAGCAAGGTGAGTCGCCTGAACAGGCTATGTATCGGGAACTGATGGAAGAGGTAGGCTTGCGCCCGGAACATGTAAAAATTCTGGGCCGCACACGTGACTGGCTACGCTATGACGTGCCTTCAAACTGGGTAAAAAGAGAATGGCGCGGCAGCTATAAAGGCCAAAAACAGATATGGTTTTTGCTGCGGCTGACTGGTCGTGATTGCGATGTTTCCTTACGCGCGAGTTCGCACCCTGAATTCGATGCTTGGCGTTGGAGTGAGTATTGGGTGCCACTGGACAATGTGATTGAGTTCAAGCGTGAAGTTTATAAGCTTGCACTCAATGAATTATCTATACACCTTACGCAGGAAGAAAGAAAGAAGCACCGAAGCCATCCTGACGTGATTACGGTGGGCGGAGCCTAA
- the nadC gene encoding carboxylating nicotinate-nucleotide diphosphorylase codes for MSKQLLSNLSAELQTALLNNVRDALAEDISTGDLTAQLIPATQIAHATLISRENAVICGLPWLEACIDQIDPTVSIQWHIAEGETVEPNQAICELQGNARSILTAERAALNFVQLLSATATQTRLYVDAIKTTKARILDTRKTLPGLRLAQKYAVTIGGGLNQRLGLYDGILIKENHIAAAGSIEAVLNAADEVRKTSDTNITVQIEVENLHQLKTALDAGAKLILLDNFDIPALAEAVKLNAGKAILEASGGINLDNVLAIAQTGVDRISIGAITKHVKAIDLSLRFKEITL; via the coding sequence ATGAGCAAACAATTGTTAAGCAATCTTTCGGCGGAACTTCAAACGGCATTACTCAACAACGTAAGAGATGCGCTGGCAGAAGACATATCTACAGGCGATTTAACCGCACAACTCATCCCTGCCACACAAATAGCTCACGCCACATTGATCAGTCGCGAGAATGCTGTGATCTGTGGCTTGCCTTGGCTCGAAGCCTGCATAGACCAAATTGATCCTACAGTGAGCATTCAATGGCATATCGCCGAGGGTGAAACCGTTGAGCCCAATCAAGCAATATGTGAGTTACAAGGCAATGCACGCAGCATATTGACTGCTGAACGTGCAGCACTTAATTTTGTGCAGTTGCTTTCAGCGACCGCTACACAAACCAGACTATATGTTGATGCAATCAAAACGACAAAGGCGCGTATTCTGGATACCAGAAAAACATTACCTGGATTACGTCTGGCACAAAAATATGCGGTGACTATTGGCGGGGGATTGAATCAACGACTCGGGCTATATGACGGTATCTTGATCAAGGAAAACCATATTGCTGCGGCTGGCAGTATTGAAGCTGTGTTAAATGCTGCAGATGAAGTCAGAAAAACATCGGATACTAATATTACAGTGCAAATAGAAGTTGAAAATCTGCATCAACTCAAAACCGCGCTGGATGCCGGCGCGAAGCTGATATTGCTGGATAACTTTGATATCCCAGCATTGGCTGAGGCCGTCAAATTGAATGCAGGCAAAGCCATTCTGGAAGCCTCTGGTGGCATCAATCTGGATAACGTGCTGGCCATCGCGCAAACTGGCGTGGACAGAATCTCGATAGGGGCCATCACTAAACACGTAAAGGCCATAGATTTATCTTTACGTTTTAAAGAGATAACGCTTTAA